The Parashewanella tropica genome window below encodes:
- the era gene encoding GTPase Era produces the protein MSQKQDKSDAVAAEPSLDELLAQISKPSSAEQEYEVTYCGMVAIVGRPNVGKSTLLNRLLGQKVSITSRKPQTTRHRIMGIHTEENKQIVFVDTPGLHIEEKRAINRLMNRAASSSLADVCMVVFLVDGMNWTADDDMVLQKLTRGGKDPERKLVLAVNKVDQIKEKYDLFPYLEQLASKADFDEILPISAKHGTNIDRIIDMASEELPECPFYFPEDYVTDRSQRFMASEIVREKLMRFLGDELPYDVTVEIEQFALMENGVYHINALILVERKGQKRMVIGNKGERIRTISTEARKDMEKLFDNKVFLETWVKVKSGWADDERALRSLGYGEE, from the coding sequence ATGAGCCAAAAACAAGACAAATCAGATGCGGTAGCCGCTGAACCCAGTTTAGACGAATTATTAGCGCAAATTAGTAAGCCTTCTTCTGCTGAACAAGAATATGAAGTTACCTATTGCGGAATGGTGGCGATTGTTGGTCGCCCAAACGTGGGTAAATCAACCTTGTTGAACCGTTTACTTGGCCAAAAAGTCAGTATTACTTCGCGTAAGCCACAAACGACACGCCATCGTATTATGGGCATTCATACTGAAGAGAATAAGCAAATTGTATTTGTTGACACTCCGGGTTTACACATTGAGGAAAAACGAGCTATTAACCGATTAATGAACCGTGCGGCGTCAAGTTCATTGGCGGATGTCTGTATGGTGGTTTTTCTTGTCGATGGTATGAACTGGACTGCTGACGATGACATGGTTCTGCAAAAGCTAACACGTGGTGGTAAAGATCCTGAGCGCAAGCTAGTGTTAGCTGTGAACAAGGTTGATCAAATCAAAGAAAAATATGATTTGTTTCCATATCTTGAACAATTAGCCTCTAAAGCAGACTTTGATGAAATACTGCCAATTTCTGCTAAGCATGGTACCAATATTGACCGTATCATCGATATGGCGAGTGAAGAATTACCAGAGTGTCCGTTCTATTTCCCTGAAGACTATGTCACTGATCGTAGCCAGCGCTTTATGGCGTCAGAAATCGTTCGTGAAAAGCTAATGCGTTTCCTAGGTGATGAGTTGCCTTACGATGTTACTGTAGAAATTGAACAATTTGCTTTAATGGAAAACGGTGTTTACCACATCAATGCTTTGATCTTAGTTGAACGCAAAGGTCAAAAGCGCATGGTCATAGGTAACAAAGGTGAACGTATTCGTACCATCTCTACCGAAGCCAGAAAAGACATGGAAAAACTTTTTGATAATAAGGTTTTTCTAGAAACTTGGGTAAAAGTGAAATCTGGTTGGGCGGATGATGAGCGTGCTCTTCGTAGTCTTGGTTATGGTGAAGAGTAA
- the pdxJ gene encoding pyridoxine 5'-phosphate synthase, with protein sequence MSRILLGVNIDHIATIRNARGTDFPDPVHAAAVAEHAGADGITVHLREDRRHIVDRDLYILAKTLKTRMNLECAVTKEMLDIACEVKPTYACLVPEKREELTTEGGLDVAGQLEKVTQATKQLQQHGILVSLFIDADKNQIDAAVAAGAPYIELHTGCYADAKTEDEEQKELDRIQKMATYAHSKGLIVNAGHGLNYHNVKPIAAIPELYELNIGHAIIARASIDGLEKAVRDMRLLMIEGRRGN encoded by the coding sequence ATGAGCAGAATTTTATTAGGCGTAAATATCGATCATATTGCCACGATTCGAAATGCAAGAGGAACGGATTTTCCAGATCCTGTGCACGCAGCAGCCGTTGCTGAGCATGCAGGTGCAGATGGTATTACCGTGCATTTGAGAGAGGATCGTCGTCATATTGTAGACCGTGATTTGTACATTCTGGCTAAGACATTAAAAACTAGAATGAATTTAGAATGTGCCGTTACCAAAGAAATGCTTGATATCGCCTGTGAAGTTAAGCCTACATACGCATGTTTAGTGCCAGAAAAGCGCGAAGAACTCACAACGGAAGGAGGGCTAGATGTAGCTGGCCAACTCGAAAAAGTGACTCAAGCGACAAAGCAACTGCAACAACACGGTATTCTCGTTTCTCTATTTATTGATGCAGATAAAAATCAAATTGATGCAGCAGTGGCCGCAGGTGCTCCATATATCGAACTTCATACTGGCTGTTATGCTGATGCAAAAACAGAAGACGAAGAGCAAAAAGAACTTGATCGCATTCAAAAAATGGCAACCTATGCTCATTCAAAAGGCTTAATCGTCAATGCTGGCCACGGCTTAAATTATCACAATGTTAAGCCAATAGCGGCAATTCCTGAATTGTATGAACTGAATATCGGTCATGCAATTATCGCTCGGGCGTCCATTGATGGTCTTGAAAAAGCGGTTCGCGATATGAGATTGCTCATGATTGAAGGTCGTCGAGGTAACTGA
- the hemW gene encoding radical SAM family heme chaperone HemW — protein MLTLPPLSLYVHIPWCVQKCPYCDFNSHGQKGNLPEAEYIDALLEDLSQDLKYVQDRKLFSIFIGGGTPSLFSAAAIKRLLDGIQAQIPLVDDIEITMEANPGTLEHDSFKAYRQAGVTRVSIGIQSFAKDKLNLLGRIHNDCEAEIAAKSAHDADFNSFNLDLMHGLPNQSFDEAMFDIEKAASLNPPHLSWYQLTIEPNTLFHSKPPQLPEDEALWHIYEQGQKKLAELGYQQYEISAYAKEGYQCRHNLNYWQFGDYLGIGCGAHGKVTLPEEDSILRTVKIKHPKGYLAAENYTFETTEVEKDDRALEYLMNRFRLISPISKAEFEQRTGLNRSVLNAGMHQAKNRGLITEDNTRWQLTSKGQMFVNDLLSQFL, from the coding sequence ATGCTCACTCTACCTCCACTTAGCTTATATGTGCACATACCGTGGTGTGTGCAAAAATGCCCTTATTGTGACTTTAACTCTCATGGTCAAAAGGGTAATTTACCCGAAGCTGAATATATTGATGCGCTTCTTGAGGATTTATCTCAGGACTTGAAATACGTTCAAGACCGAAAGCTATTCAGTATTTTTATCGGCGGTGGAACACCATCGTTATTTTCTGCTGCGGCCATCAAACGATTACTTGATGGCATTCAAGCTCAAATACCGCTTGTCGATGATATTGAAATCACAATGGAAGCGAACCCGGGTACGTTAGAGCACGATAGCTTTAAGGCTTATCGACAAGCTGGAGTGACTCGTGTTTCCATTGGTATTCAAAGTTTCGCGAAAGATAAGCTCAACTTATTAGGCCGAATTCACAATGACTGTGAAGCTGAAATCGCAGCCAAGTCAGCTCACGATGCTGATTTCAACAGTTTCAATTTAGATTTAATGCACGGTTTACCAAATCAAAGCTTTGATGAAGCCATGTTTGATATTGAAAAAGCTGCAAGCTTAAACCCGCCGCATTTATCTTGGTATCAACTAACCATTGAACCTAATACCTTGTTCCATTCGAAACCACCACAGTTACCAGAAGATGAAGCGCTGTGGCATATTTACGAGCAAGGACAAAAAAAGCTAGCCGAGCTTGGCTATCAGCAGTATGAGATTTCCGCTTATGCCAAAGAAGGTTACCAATGCCGCCATAACCTCAATTATTGGCAGTTTGGTGATTACTTAGGGATTGGCTGCGGCGCTCATGGTAAAGTAACTTTACCAGAAGAAGATAGCATTCTTAGAACTGTAAAAATTAAGCACCCTAAAGGTTATTTAGCTGCGGAAAATTACACGTTTGAAACAACTGAAGTAGAAAAAGATGACCGAGCACTAGAATATTTAATGAACCGTTTCAGGCTGATTTCGCCTATTTCTAAAGCAGAATTTGAACAAAGAACTGGCTTAAATCGTAGCGTTCTCAATGCAGGAATGCATCAGGCTAAAAATAGAGGGTTGATCACTGAAGATAACACCCGCTGGCAATTAACGAGCAAAGGACAGATGTTCGTTAATGATCTACTATCTCAGTTTTTATGA
- the acpS gene encoding holo-ACP synthase: MPIIGLGTDIVEIERIPLHNTKTGERLAQRVLTPTELNIYNRHSQPQRYLAKRFAAKEAAAKALGTGIGRGVSFQHIHVSNNEDGAPKLKFTDGALEKFEALSGKYLHLSIADEKRYATATVILES; encoded by the coding sequence ATGCCTATCATCGGACTTGGAACGGATATTGTTGAAATTGAGCGTATTCCGTTACATAACACAAAAACAGGTGAGCGTTTAGCACAAAGAGTGCTGACGCCCACTGAGCTAAATATCTATAACCGTCATAGCCAACCTCAACGTTATCTCGCTAAACGATTTGCTGCCAAAGAAGCTGCTGCAAAAGCCTTAGGCACAGGGATTGGTCGCGGCGTGTCATTTCAGCATATTCATGTGAGTAATAACGAGGATGGTGCGCCAAAACTTAAGTTTACTGATGGCGCTCTAGAAAAGTTTGAAGCTCTGTCAGGGAAGTACTTACATTTATCTATCGCCGATGAGAAACGATACGCTACAGCGACAGTGATTTTAGAGAGCTAA
- a CDS encoding YggS family pyridoxal phosphate-dependent enzyme — translation MITITQRLAQTQDRIKLAALKFQREPSTVQLLAVSKTKPSSDIILAYQAGQRAFGENYVQEGVEKITALSQHCPDITWHFIGPLQSNKTKEIAQHFDWMHTLSREKIANRLNEQRPNDKAPLNVCIQVNISGEDSKSGLLIEQVDSLADFIQQCPNLKLRGLMAIPSHQDNSDKLRNELITLTQKYQELRAKFSDIDTLSVGMSQDLELAIEHGSTMVRIGSAIFGARN, via the coding sequence ATGATAACAATAACTCAGAGGTTGGCACAGACCCAAGATAGAATCAAACTTGCGGCGCTCAAATTTCAACGAGAACCAAGTACAGTCCAGCTCTTAGCCGTAAGTAAAACCAAGCCTAGTTCAGATATCATTTTAGCTTATCAAGCTGGACAGCGAGCATTTGGTGAGAACTATGTGCAAGAAGGCGTTGAGAAAATTACAGCTCTATCACAACACTGCCCAGATATTACTTGGCATTTTATAGGCCCTCTTCAATCCAATAAAACCAAAGAAATTGCTCAACATTTTGACTGGATGCATACCTTAAGCCGAGAAAAAATTGCCAACCGATTGAATGAACAACGCCCGAATGATAAAGCGCCATTGAACGTTTGTATTCAAGTAAATATCAGTGGTGAGGACAGTAAATCAGGGTTACTAATCGAGCAGGTCGATTCTTTAGCTGATTTTATACAACAATGTCCAAATTTAAAGTTGCGCGGGCTGATGGCTATTCCAAGTCATCAAGACAATTCGGATAAATTACGCAACGAATTGATTACCCTTACCCAAAAGTATCAAGAGTTACGAGCCAAGTTCTCAGATATTGACACACTTTCTGTTGGTATGAGTCAAGATTTAGAGCTGGCTATCGAGCATGGTAGTACAATGGTTCGAATTGGCAGTGCAATTTTCGGGGCAAGGAATTGA
- the rdgB gene encoding RdgB/HAM1 family non-canonical purine NTP pyrophosphatase, which yields MKTIVLASGNKGKLAEFDQLFNQHGVSITPQSDFGVTEVAETGTTFVENAIIKARHAAKYANGAVIADDSGIEVDHLQGQPGIYSARYSGEGASAASNNEKLLTELNGVSNRKARFQCVLVYMRHEFDPTPIIAQASWEGEIAQSLSGEGGHGYDPLFIPEDHTESAASMSADAKNAVSHRGKALQQLVALLKQHGVIN from the coding sequence ATGAAGACCATCGTTTTAGCTAGCGGCAATAAAGGCAAACTGGCTGAATTTGACCAGTTGTTTAATCAACATGGTGTTTCTATTACTCCTCAAAGCGACTTTGGAGTAACAGAAGTCGCTGAAACAGGAACCACCTTTGTAGAGAACGCTATTATTAAAGCTCGTCATGCAGCCAAATATGCTAATGGTGCAGTGATTGCGGATGACTCAGGGATTGAAGTCGACCACCTTCAAGGACAACCGGGGATATATTCGGCTCGTTACAGTGGTGAAGGTGCTTCGGCTGCAAGTAATAATGAAAAACTGCTTACCGAACTGAATGGCGTTAGCAACCGTAAGGCTAGGTTCCAATGTGTGCTTGTGTATATGCGTCACGAGTTCGATCCAACGCCAATCATTGCTCAAGCCAGCTGGGAAGGTGAAATTGCTCAGTCACTTAGCGGCGAAGGTGGTCATGGTTACGACCCACTGTTTATTCCTGAAGATCACACAGAATCCGCTGCAAGTATGAGTGCTGACGCAAAAAATGCGGTCAGCCATAGAGGTAAAGCATTGCAACAATTGGTTGCTCTTCTTAAACAACATGGTGTGATTAACTAG
- the hemH gene encoding ferrochelatase — MATFAGLSEQQGHSPRRKKAVLLINLGTPDAPTTKDVRRYLAEFLSDHRVVEIPKLVWKVILHGIILRVRPAKSAALYQSIWTDQGSPLLDITRRQSEKLQQHLSQTNPDVEVHYAMRYGNPSIASVLKDMHESGVDDITVLPLYPQYAAPTTASSFDAISKELMTWRYLPSLQFIHTYHDHPHYIKALVESIKSDFDKNGKPKKLVISYHGMPKRNLVLGDPYYCFCKKTTRLVVESLGLNEEDYITTFQSRFGKAEWLKPYTDATLEELAKNGVDDIAVICPAFSADCLETLEEIQCENKEVFEEAGGKHYRYIPALNDDDLHIEMMGNIVQKYL, encoded by the coding sequence GTGGCAACATTTGCAGGGTTATCAGAACAACAAGGACACAGTCCACGTCGTAAAAAAGCAGTATTACTCATCAACCTTGGTACCCCCGATGCTCCCACCACGAAAGATGTAAGACGATATCTTGCTGAATTTTTGTCTGATCACCGTGTGGTGGAAATTCCTAAATTAGTATGGAAAGTGATCCTTCACGGTATTATTTTACGAGTACGCCCCGCTAAATCTGCCGCTTTGTATCAATCCATTTGGACGGATCAAGGCTCTCCTCTGTTAGATATTACTCGTAGACAAAGTGAAAAGTTACAGCAGCACTTGAGTCAAACGAATCCTGATGTCGAAGTTCATTATGCTATGCGTTATGGTAACCCTTCTATCGCTTCGGTATTAAAAGATATGCATGAGTCAGGAGTAGATGATATTACGGTACTTCCGCTGTATCCTCAATATGCCGCGCCAACCACTGCTTCGAGTTTTGATGCTATTAGTAAAGAACTCATGACTTGGCGTTATTTGCCATCATTGCAATTTATTCATACTTATCACGATCATCCCCATTACATCAAAGCTTTGGTCGAGTCGATAAAAAGTGATTTTGATAAAAACGGTAAACCCAAAAAGTTAGTAATTTCATATCACGGCATGCCAAAGCGTAATTTAGTACTGGGTGATCCTTATTACTGTTTTTGCAAAAAGACGACTCGCTTAGTGGTTGAATCGCTTGGTTTAAATGAAGAAGATTACATCACAACCTTTCAATCTCGATTTGGTAAAGCTGAATGGTTGAAGCCTTATACGGATGCCACATTAGAAGAGCTAGCCAAAAATGGCGTTGATGATATTGCGGTAATTTGTCCAGCGTTTAGTGCGGATTGTTTAGAAACATTAGAAGAAATTCAATGTGAAAATAAAGAAGTGTTTGAAGAGGCTGGTGGCAAGCATTATCGCTATATCCCAGCCCTTAATGATGATGATTTACATATTGAGATGATGGGAAATATCGTTCAAAAATATTTGTAA
- a CDS encoding type IV pilus twitching motility protein PilT, whose amino-acid sequence MEITELLAFSVKHKASDLHLSAGVSPMIRVDGEVRKINLPALEHADVQRLVYDIMNDKQRKDYEEHLEIDFSFEVPNLARFRVNAFNQHRGAGAVFRTIPSDILTLEQLAAPEIFKKVASFPRGLVLVTGPTGSGKSTTLAAMIDYINESRKEHILTIEDPIEFVHQNKQCLINQREVHRDTQSFNAALRSALREDPDVILVGEMRDLETIRLAMTAAETGHLVFGTLHTTSAAKTIDRVVDVFPAAEKDMVRTMLSESLQAVISQTLIKKEGGGRVAAHEIMLGTPAIRNLIREDKVAQMFSAIQTGMAHGMQTLDQALQNLVNRGIISRESAKAKSANNQASF is encoded by the coding sequence ATGGAAATTACAGAATTATTGGCCTTTAGTGTCAAACATAAAGCTTCCGATCTGCATTTATCGGCAGGCGTTTCTCCAATGATCCGTGTTGATGGGGAAGTGAGAAAAATTAACCTACCAGCGCTAGAGCATGCTGACGTACAGCGCTTAGTGTACGACATTATGAACGATAAGCAGCGCAAAGACTATGAAGAACACTTAGAAATAGACTTTTCTTTTGAAGTTCCTAATTTAGCCCGTTTTCGTGTTAACGCCTTCAATCAGCATCGTGGCGCTGGTGCTGTTTTCCGCACCATTCCAAGTGATATTTTAACGTTAGAGCAATTGGCTGCCCCAGAGATATTTAAAAAAGTGGCTAGCTTTCCACGCGGATTGGTATTGGTAACAGGCCCGACTGGTTCGGGTAAAAGTACCACGTTAGCGGCCATGATTGATTACATCAATGAAAGTCGAAAAGAACACATTTTAACCATTGAAGATCCGATTGAATTTGTTCACCAGAACAAGCAATGCCTGATCAACCAACGTGAAGTTCATCGTGATACCCAAAGCTTTAATGCTGCATTACGAAGCGCACTTCGTGAAGATCCTGATGTGATTTTAGTTGGTGAAATGCGTGATTTAGAAACGATTCGATTAGCCATGACTGCAGCAGAAACAGGACATTTAGTATTTGGTACTCTGCATACCACATCAGCAGCTAAAACTATTGACCGTGTCGTTGATGTATTCCCAGCAGCCGAGAAGGATATGGTTCGAACCATGCTGTCTGAATCACTACAAGCTGTGATTTCTCAAACTCTAATTAAAAAAGAAGGCGGTGGGCGAGTGGCTGCCCATGAAATCATGCTAGGTACACCAGCGATCCGTAACTTGATCCGTGAAGATAAAGTGGCTCAGATGTTTTCTGCAATTCAAACGGGTATGGCTCATGGAATGCAGACGCTAGATCAAGCTTTGCAAAACTTGGTTAATAGAGGGATCATTAGCCGTGAAAGCGCTAAAGCCAAGAGCGCCAATAATCAAGCCTCATTTTAA
- the recO gene encoding DNA repair protein RecO, with translation MERGYILHHRPYKEAQALVNLLVDGHGRVDAVARVGNGKRSNKAIIQPFQPLIFNLSGKGALKNLTQVEAAAPAIPLQAESLYSGMYLNELLVRVLSVHHEAHSLFQTYHKTLIELAKEFDQIHLRLFEYELLQELGIMPSLRNDSSGEPLESNIYYRFFEEEGFRPYLNTKMNNSYSGASLIALRDDEIAEQHYKDLKYLMRQILQPHLGAKPLVSRALFLSKYKS, from the coding sequence ATGGAACGCGGCTATATCTTACATCATCGACCTTATAAAGAAGCTCAGGCTTTGGTTAACTTACTTGTCGATGGACATGGAAGAGTAGATGCTGTTGCCAGAGTTGGTAATGGTAAGCGTTCTAATAAAGCCATTATTCAGCCTTTTCAACCGCTTATTTTTAATCTTTCAGGTAAGGGTGCGCTAAAGAATCTTACTCAGGTTGAAGCCGCTGCTCCCGCCATACCACTTCAAGCTGAATCGCTTTATTCAGGCATGTATCTAAACGAACTATTGGTGAGAGTGTTATCGGTTCATCATGAAGCTCATTCTCTCTTTCAAACTTATCACAAGACCTTAATAGAACTCGCCAAAGAGTTCGACCAAATCCATTTAAGGCTCTTTGAATATGAGTTATTACAAGAGTTAGGCATTATGCCGAGCTTACGCAACGACAGTTCAGGCGAACCGTTAGAATCAAATATCTACTATCGATTTTTCGAAGAAGAAGGTTTTCGTCCTTACTTAAACACCAAGATGAATAACAGTTACTCTGGTGCTTCGTTGATTGCTTTACGGGATGATGAAATTGCAGAACAGCATTATAAAGATCTGAAATATTTAATGCGCCAAATTTTGCAGCCTCATCTCGGCGCTAAGCCTTTAGTTAGTCGAGCTTTGTTTCTGAGCAAATATAAATCTTAA
- a CDS encoding YggT family protein, with amino-acid sequence MNAMVFLITTVFQLYLSIVILRLWLQFVRADFYNPFSQFIVKATHPIVGPMRRVIPSIGRFDTATFLLALIVVTLKMTLLSLIASQPIDFLAISLFSLVSVIKHAGFLLFWMLLVSAILSWFNQGYNPFIMVLGQLTDPLLAPIRRIIPPMGGLDFSVLIMIIGLQFLNMLCSQYVPYWNFI; translated from the coding sequence ATGAACGCAATGGTATTTTTGATAACGACAGTTTTCCAACTCTATTTGAGTATTGTGATTTTACGCCTATGGCTACAATTTGTGCGTGCAGATTTTTATAATCCTTTCTCTCAATTTATCGTCAAGGCTACTCACCCAATTGTTGGACCGATGCGTCGAGTTATCCCTTCTATTGGTCGTTTTGATACTGCAACTTTCTTGTTAGCACTCATCGTAGTTACGCTAAAAATGACATTGCTGTCATTGATAGCTAGCCAACCAATAGACTTTTTAGCCATCTCGCTATTTTCTTTGGTTTCGGTTATCAAACATGCTGGTTTCTTATTATTTTGGATGCTATTGGTTAGCGCAATTTTAAGTTGGTTTAACCAAGGCTATAACCCATTTATAATGGTTTTAGGTCAATTGACCGATCCTCTATTGGCTCCTATCCGCCGTATTATTCCACCAATGGGCGGTTTAGACTTTTCAGTTTTGATAATGATCATTGGTCTACAGTTTTTAAATATGCTTTGCTCTCAATACGTACCCTATTGGAACTTCATCTAG
- a CDS encoding DUF4426 domain-containing protein codes for MLRKLCAVLLFAVSFVGVAHAEQKTRVGNFDIHYIAFGSTFLTPSIAKSYGLKRSNYNGIVNISVLDTRKAGNPAVAVKISGIASNLMSSQVNLDFKEIKDGKAIYYIAEVPYQDDGTINFDIDISKGKELNTSLKFSQKFYVK; via the coding sequence ATGCTACGCAAACTTTGTGCTGTACTGTTATTTGCTGTCAGTTTTGTTGGGGTCGCTCATGCCGAGCAAAAAACGCGTGTTGGGAATTTTGACATTCACTACATTGCTTTTGGAAGCACTTTTTTAACACCATCTATAGCTAAAAGTTACGGACTTAAACGAAGCAACTACAATGGAATCGTAAATATTTCAGTGTTGGACACTCGCAAAGCTGGAAACCCAGCGGTTGCTGTCAAAATATCAGGTATCGCTTCTAATCTAATGAGCTCTCAAGTGAACTTAGACTTCAAAGAAATCAAAGATGGAAAAGCAATTTACTACATTGCGGAAGTCCCTTATCAAGATGATGGCACCATCAACTTTGATATTGATATCAGTAAAGGCAAAGAACTCAACACCAGCTTAAAATTCTCACAAAAATTTTACGTAAAATAA
- a CDS encoding PilT/PilU family type 4a pilus ATPase: MDVTPYLRVMVDKKASDLFITAGFAPSAKIDGELRPLTEKKYDTKQALAFVEALMSEEQKQEFHETKECNFAFAAKDLGRFRVSAFWQRESPGCVMRRIETKIPHVESLGLPSILQELVMSKRGLFIFVGGTGTGKSTSLAALIGHRNANAKGHILTIEDPVEFVHDHNQSIITQREVGIDTDSFEAALKSSLRQAPDVIMIGEIRTQETMEFALAFAETGHLCLATLHANNANQALDRIMHLVPKEKHQQLLFDLSLNLRGIVAQQLVPRADGAGRCAAIEVLVNSPRVSSLIAKNELHLLKETMAKSEEQGMQTFDKALFRLYVDGKISYADALHHADSPNDLRLMIKLDGNDGDTDAGFMSGVTVDLD; the protein is encoded by the coding sequence ATGGATGTGACCCCATATTTACGAGTAATGGTAGACAAAAAAGCTTCTGATTTGTTTATTACTGCTGGTTTTGCTCCTAGTGCAAAAATCGATGGCGAGTTGAGACCATTAACGGAAAAAAAGTACGACACTAAACAAGCTTTAGCGTTTGTTGAAGCCTTGATGTCCGAAGAGCAAAAGCAAGAATTTCACGAAACTAAAGAGTGTAACTTTGCTTTTGCTGCAAAGGATCTTGGTCGATTTCGTGTTAGTGCTTTTTGGCAGAGGGAATCTCCTGGTTGTGTTATGCGTCGTATTGAAACCAAAATTCCTCATGTGGAGTCATTAGGTCTACCTTCAATTTTACAAGAATTGGTCATGAGTAAACGTGGTTTATTCATTTTCGTTGGGGGAACGGGTACGGGTAAATCAACCTCTTTAGCGGCCTTAATCGGCCATAGAAATGCTAATGCTAAAGGGCACATACTAACGATAGAAGATCCTGTAGAGTTTGTTCACGACCATAATCAAAGCATTATCACTCAGCGTGAAGTGGGTATTGATACTGATTCTTTTGAAGCGGCTCTAAAAAGTTCATTACGACAAGCGCCTGATGTCATTATGATTGGTGAAATCCGAACTCAAGAAACTATGGAGTTTGCTCTAGCATTCGCTGAAACAGGACATTTATGTTTGGCGACTCTCCATGCCAATAACGCTAACCAAGCACTCGACCGCATTATGCATTTAGTGCCTAAAGAGAAGCACCAACAGTTGTTGTTTGATTTGTCTCTTAACTTAAGAGGTATTGTTGCGCAGCAATTGGTTCCTAGAGCTGACGGAGCAGGTCGCTGTGCGGCGATAGAAGTGTTAGTTAATTCTCCTCGTGTTTCTAGTTTGATCGCAAAAAATGAGCTGCATTTATTAAAAGAGACCATGGCAAAGTCGGAAGAACAAGGGATGCAAACCTTCGATAAGGCTTTGTTTAGGCTTTATGTCGATGGCAAAATTTCATATGCCGATGCATTACATCATGCCGATTCTCCAAACGATTTACGTTTAATGATTAAGCTAGATGGCAATGACGGAGATACTGATGCTGGCTTTATGTCAGGCGTTACCGTGGATTTAGATTAA
- the proC gene encoding pyrroline-5-carboxylate reductase, producing MTTAKICFIGSGNMTRSIVSGLVGSGYDSELIETTNPSLPKLEAMHADFGVKVTQNNEQAVINADVVVLGVKPQMMQNVCEALSHLDLSQKLIITIAAGIPCQRYHDYFKQNIQLIRTMPNTPTQIGVGVTGIYAPAGITDIQKQCFEAIMKTGGEVIWVNKESELNQVIALAGSSPAYFFLFMEAMIDAGKKMSLSQDQVRLMVQQAALGAAEMVKQNPELSAAQLRQNVTSKGGTTAKAIETFEQGELRELVESAMNNCINRAEEMEKLF from the coding sequence ATGACAACAGCAAAAATTTGTTTTATTGGTTCAGGCAATATGACCCGAAGTATTGTCAGTGGCTTAGTTGGCAGTGGATATGACTCTGAATTGATAGAAACCACGAACCCTAGCTTACCAAAACTAGAAGCTATGCATGCCGATTTTGGTGTAAAGGTAACTCAAAATAATGAGCAAGCCGTCATTAACGCTGATGTTGTCGTTTTAGGTGTTAAACCACAAATGATGCAAAACGTTTGCGAAGCTTTGAGTCATTTGGATTTAAGCCAAAAGCTTATCATCACTATTGCTGCTGGTATTCCGTGTCAGCGATATCACGACTACTTTAAGCAAAATATTCAGCTTATTCGAACCATGCCTAATACTCCAACCCAAATAGGCGTTGGCGTAACAGGTATTTATGCGCCAGCAGGGATTACTGACATACAAAAGCAATGTTTTGAAGCCATTATGAAAACGGGTGGCGAAGTGATTTGGGTTAATAAAGAGTCAGAGCTAAATCAAGTAATTGCACTTGCGGGAAGCTCCCCTGCTTACTTCTTCTTGTTTATGGAAGCGATGATAGATGCAGGTAAAAAAATGAGCCTTTCACAAGATCAGGTTAGGCTTATGGTTCAACAAGCCGCTTTAGGTGCCGCAGAAATGGTAAAGCAGAATCCTGAACTTTCTGCTGCTCAGCTTAGACAAAACGTAACCTCAAAAGGTGGAACGACAGCTAAAGCCATTGAAACCTTTGAACAAGGCGAATTAAGAGAATTAGTTGAATCGGCTATGAATAACTGCATTAATCGTGCTGAAGAAATGGAAAAACTTTTCTAG